One genomic segment of Theobroma cacao cultivar B97-61/B2 chromosome 6, Criollo_cocoa_genome_V2, whole genome shotgun sequence includes these proteins:
- the LOC18595631 gene encoding protein YIPF6 homolog — protein MSNSHSDTIPLHASSQSDIDEIENLINASVQSGPATVLPARPPSPPRASIPVSSSPFIQSNIPPPPPVSSSSSSNQKVPSVPAAPPPPPPVGNSSSIVATGFGPPPNTLTEPVWDTVKRDLSRIVSNLKLVVFPNPYREDPGKALRDWDLWGPFFFIVFLGLTLSWSASVKKSEVFAVAFALLAAGAVILTLNVLLLGGHIIFFQSLSLLGYCLFPLDIGALICMLKDNVIVKVIVVCVTLAWSSWAAYPFMSSAVNPRRKALALYPVFLMYVSVGFLIIAID, from the exons atgtcaaATTCGCATAGCGACACGATACCTCTTCACGCGTCGTCCCAATCGGACATCGACGAGATCGAGAATCTAATCAACGCCAGCGTCCAATCCGGCCCCGCCACAGTCCTTCCGGCCCGTCCTCCAAGCCCACCACGGGCCTCCATACCCGTATCCTCTTCCCCCTTCATCCAATCCAACATCCCTCCTCCGCCTCCAGTCTCATCCTCATCTTCCTCCAATCAGAAAGTGCCGTCTGTCCCTGCCGCCCCTCCCCCTCCTCCACCTGTTGGTAACTCTAGCAGCATCGTAGCGACCGGGTTCGGGCCTCCGCCCAACACGCTAACGGAGCCTGTTTGGGACACGGTGAAAAGAGATCTGTCGAGGATCGTGAGTAACTTGAAGCTCGTGGTATTTCCGAATCCGTACAGGGAAGATCCAGGGAAGGCGTTGAGAGATTGGGATCTCTGGGgtcctttcttcttcattgTCTTCTTGGGGCTCACGCTTTCTTGGTCCGCCTCCGTTAAGAAG TCCGAGGTATTTGCTGTTGCATTTGCACTGCTTGCAGCTGGTGCTGTAATCTTGACGTTGAATGTACTACTACTG GGTGGGCACATCATTTTTTTCCAGAGTCTGAGTCTTCTAGGGTATTGTTTATTCCCTCTGGATATTGGAGCCCTAATCTGTATGTTGAAGGACAATGTCATAGTCAAAGTGATTGTGGTCTGTGTGACATTGGCTTGGAGCTCATGGGCTGCCTACCCTTTCATGAGTTCAGCTGTCAATCCCAGGAGAAAAGCACTTGCACTCTACCCTGTTTTTCTTATGTATGTATCAGTTGGTTTTCTTATCATTGCCATTGATTGA